The Criblamydia sequanensis CRIB-18 genome contains a region encoding:
- a CDS encoding penicillin acylase family protein, whose translation MRKKRFCSFILTLTLLTTSFANAEIAASASDGVTIKRDAFGMPAIKGGNLKEIAHAIGYVQAQDRLWQIFFTVQLANGRAAQYFGEDLIDSDILQHQLNYTNEEVKNQIDAYFTTKTKKFYKNFVKGLNEYVDKVNENVSKMPFELRAIGFGRSNPIPRFTFYDILRTNQFILQQFSPSSIPTYQIDNLSDFEVLVENFGFNKAKKIFDDINPTTKQVKSQFTIVPGDVNLLEEEEPLALETREISKESSKQVTQMAKDLSKKMHAIQKSYTKKIPGLGSNGQAISAQKSLSGNPMIRIAPQPNYNQPSDFYQVRIEKNNIGLRGNYFTIPTFPMTPNGVFNNYGVGVQVGHLPSNDFLFEPVENATLVRTDTIQILDEEPLELPIYRSVSGGWVITYPITANTETIVTLRSVYIDKQLRAINALLESAFAKNHNEFVNTLLNPAWQADILLLEGDYVDSSNNISAFHTGGWTKLNSMYDRRLPQGVANNPIPSNSVYSYDNIAKEPLLDTNTSQGYYVGWNSLFKQGAEGSSDTIDPVGVNRMFWLDQYIRSFTKLSFDDLKNIGLRQYLANSNTAFHVDDPDKDADLFTFLFKERFFQAVHNLPTPERLQAVALLQDFEGNWFDGDLDNILNGLDISDQRILSSVWLNAVANRVLNPYLEGTTREVASATPSDPIPLENAYGSTNELTSQANTLSRIFNLAFDNTLFFNDWLNDQPSIDEIITQELDFALSVLGGFSARPWGEGKRGVYQFENLVLGAVQEMPMCNVSGCILMAEFTPLEIKMQSILALGQSGEILGNPRGTPKFNKHCFDQQPLFSQLQLRTNPPFKIND comes from the coding sequence ATGAGAAAAAAAAGATTTTGTTCTTTTATCCTAACTTTGACCCTACTTACCACATCTTTTGCGAATGCTGAAATAGCCGCTTCCGCAAGCGATGGCGTGACTATTAAACGAGACGCATTCGGCATGCCCGCAATTAAGGGAGGGAACCTTAAAGAAATTGCCCACGCCATCGGTTATGTTCAAGCCCAAGACCGCTTATGGCAAATTTTCTTTACTGTGCAACTTGCTAACGGCAGAGCCGCTCAATACTTTGGCGAAGACCTTATTGACTCAGATATTTTGCAGCATCAGCTTAATTACACAAACGAAGAAGTCAAAAATCAAATTGATGCTTATTTCACAACCAAAACAAAAAAATTCTATAAAAATTTTGTAAAGGGTCTTAATGAATATGTCGATAAGGTGAATGAGAATGTATCGAAAATGCCTTTTGAGCTACGAGCTATCGGTTTTGGAAGATCCAATCCCATCCCTCGCTTTACATTCTATGACATCCTTCGAACCAACCAATTCATTTTACAACAATTTTCACCCTCTTCCATCCCGACTTACCAAATAGATAATCTTTCAGACTTCGAAGTGCTTGTAGAAAATTTTGGATTTAACAAAGCTAAAAAAATTTTTGATGACATCAACCCGACAACCAAACAGGTAAAATCACAATTTACGATCGTTCCCGGGGATGTAAATCTTCTTGAGGAAGAAGAGCCTTTGGCCTTAGAAACAAGAGAGATTTCAAAAGAAAGTTCAAAACAAGTTACCCAAATGGCAAAAGATTTATCTAAAAAGATGCATGCCATTCAAAAAAGCTATACTAAAAAAATACCCGGTCTTGGAAGCAATGGACAGGCGATCAGCGCGCAAAAATCGCTTTCCGGCAACCCCATGATCCGCATCGCTCCCCAGCCAAACTACAATCAGCCAAGCGATTTTTATCAAGTCAGGATTGAAAAAAATAATATCGGACTGCGAGGAAATTACTTTACGATACCGACCTTTCCAATGACACCTAATGGTGTATTTAATAACTACGGAGTTGGGGTACAAGTTGGGCACCTACCCTCTAATGACTTTTTATTTGAGCCTGTTGAAAACGCGACTTTAGTCCGAACAGATACAATTCAAATCTTAGATGAAGAACCCCTTGAACTGCCAATATATAGAAGCGTATCAGGCGGGTGGGTAATAACCTACCCCATCACAGCTAATACTGAAACGATCGTCACTTTAAGATCTGTTTATATTGATAAGCAATTAAGAGCTATTAATGCCCTTCTTGAATCGGCTTTTGCAAAAAATCATAATGAGTTTGTTAATACTCTTTTGAATCCTGCTTGGCAAGCAGATATCCTTTTGCTTGAAGGGGATTATGTTGATTCTTCAAATAACATTTCAGCTTTTCATACCGGTGGATGGACGAAGCTTAATTCGATGTATGATCGAAGATTGCCGCAAGGGGTTGCCAATAATCCTATTCCGTCGAACTCTGTTTATTCCTATGATAATATAGCTAAAGAACCTTTGTTAGACACAAACACCTCCCAAGGTTATTATGTGGGATGGAACTCCTTATTCAAGCAAGGGGCGGAAGGATCAAGCGATACTATTGACCCGGTAGGAGTAAACCGCATGTTCTGGCTTGATCAATACATCCGATCCTTCACAAAATTATCTTTTGATGACCTTAAGAATATTGGCCTAAGACAATACCTTGCTAACAGCAACACGGCTTTTCATGTAGACGATCCTGATAAAGATGCGGATTTATTTACCTTTCTTTTTAAGGAAAGATTTTTTCAAGCCGTCCACAATCTTCCAACCCCGGAGCGTTTGCAAGCCGTGGCTCTCTTACAAGATTTTGAAGGAAATTGGTTTGATGGAGACTTAGATAATATTCTAAATGGCTTAGATATTAGCGACCAAAGAATCTTATCTAGCGTTTGGTTAAATGCGGTTGCAAATCGTGTGTTAAATCCTTATTTAGAGGGAACAACTCGAGAGGTTGCGTCAGCCACTCCAAGCGACCCTATTCCCTTAGAGAATGCCTACGGTTCGACAAATGAGTTGACAAGCCAAGCCAATACTCTTTCAAGAATTTTCAACCTTGCTTTTGATAATACTCTTTTCTTTAATGATTGGTTAAATGACCAGCCTTCTATAGACGAGATTATAACTCAAGAGCTTGATTTTGCTTTGAGCGTTCTTGGAGGGTTCAGTGCAAGACCTTGGGGAGAAGGCAAAAGGGGAGTTTACCAATTTGAAAACCTTGTTTTAGGCGCAGTTCAAGAAATGCCTATGTGCAATGTTTCAGGCTGCATCCTAATGGCGGAATTTACGCCGCTTGAAATAAAAATGCAGAGCATCCTAGCGCTTGGTCAATCGGGTGAAATTTTAGGCAACCCTCGAGGAACCCCTAAATTTAACAAACACTGTTTTGATCAGCAGCCGCTCTTCTCTCAATTACAACTTCGAACCAACCCGCCTTTCAAAATTAATGATTAA
- a CDS encoding C45 family autoproteolytic acyltransferase/hydolase → MQAKAADPSSSWPIFLNVEQQIELWIHKNPKAVKVLKVAFSILGVGLLASSCMDTRVTKKLSCKISLRIAGTLVTLASGAALLALDAIVPPHHDMKNHAFKPNCCEGGKLYYEGEIPILALDADNPRVCGAAQGYLCGEAISNLAKRFGLVLHTIARQPRASNLTSFLNTMKENIPKRYMDEMEGLLEGYERWAQENCDKKPKHMTFDDIFLFHFMPDSIHFQPKNFKMACAAIVSKNQEGELVFARNMDWPSLGIAGSYSLIINRRYTNEDYLNTVEVCTPGFVGTLTGMNEMGLAIGMNVCEGNTKEAKGIPACIYNRMCLDTCKDTDDVRAFLEEFSPFGPYHLTVADKAKKALSIHFAQAEDGSNVIREYREKPLATLNCRYGPNPSCDLHHSKERQEVIDQFFEENVQEIERVLELLPVNNVMTTHRVVMIPERDYFGLALDNAFAGKEPLHNVTLEKLLH, encoded by the coding sequence ATGCAAGCAAAAGCCGCCGATCCTTCTTCATCTTGGCCAATTTTTTTAAATGTTGAACAGCAAATCGAGCTATGGATTCACAAGAACCCTAAAGCTGTTAAGGTGCTTAAAGTTGCTTTTTCAATTCTAGGGGTTGGGTTATTAGCTTCTTCTTGCATGGACACGCGTGTAACAAAAAAATTAAGCTGTAAAATTAGTTTAAGAATAGCCGGGACATTAGTAACTCTGGCTTCAGGAGCCGCTCTTTTGGCGCTTGATGCGATTGTTCCGCCCCACCACGACATGAAAAATCATGCCTTTAAGCCTAACTGCTGTGAAGGCGGAAAACTATACTATGAAGGGGAAATTCCAATTCTTGCCCTAGATGCGGATAATCCAAGGGTTTGCGGGGCAGCTCAAGGGTATCTATGCGGAGAAGCTATCAGCAATCTTGCAAAACGATTTGGCTTAGTGCTTCATACGATAGCCCGTCAGCCAAGAGCTTCGAATCTTACATCCTTTCTTAATACCATGAAGGAGAATATCCCTAAAAGATATATGGATGAAATGGAAGGTCTTCTTGAAGGCTATGAGCGATGGGCTCAAGAAAATTGCGATAAAAAACCAAAGCACATGACCTTTGATGATATATTTTTGTTTCATTTCATGCCTGATTCCATTCACTTCCAGCCAAAAAACTTTAAGATGGCTTGCGCTGCCATAGTTTCTAAAAATCAAGAAGGAGAGCTTGTCTTTGCAAGGAACATGGATTGGCCGTCTTTGGGAATTGCCGGCTCTTATAGCCTTATTATCAATCGTCGCTATACTAATGAAGACTACCTTAATACCGTTGAAGTTTGTACACCGGGGTTTGTTGGAACCCTAACCGGAATGAATGAAATGGGGCTTGCAATCGGGATGAATGTTTGCGAGGGAAATACAAAAGAAGCTAAGGGAATACCTGCTTGCATCTATAATCGCATGTGCTTGGACACTTGTAAAGATACGGACGATGTAAGGGCTTTTCTCGAAGAATTTTCACCTTTTGGGCCTTATCATTTAACAGTTGCAGATAAAGCAAAAAAGGCTCTTTCCATTCACTTTGCACAAGCAGAAGATGGCTCTAATGTAATACGTGAATATAGGGAAAAGCCTTTAGCTACTTTAAACTGCCGTTATGGACCCAATCCAAGTTGCGATCTGCATCATAGCAAAGAGCGTCAAGAAGTCATTGATCAATTTTTTGAGGAAAATGTTCAAGAGATTGAAAGGGTTTTGGAGCTTCTGCCTGTAAACAATGTGATGACAACCCATAGGGTCGTTATGATTCCTGAAAGGGATTATTTCGGATTGGCGCTTGATAATGCTTTTGCCGGAAAAGAGCCTTTGCATAATGTTACTTTAGAAAAGCTATTACACTAA
- a CDS encoding helix-hairpin-helix domain-containing protein: MKKLIDLKNVGKATLKDLHLLRINTVEELSKQDPTDLFHKLEKLTKSRQDPCVWDVFAAIIHEAKGGEPAGGGWWKWTRKRKEMQKKGQFHHFL; encoded by the coding sequence ATGAAAAAGCTCATCGATCTAAAAAATGTAGGAAAAGCCACATTAAAAGATTTACACCTTTTAAGGATTAATACAGTTGAAGAATTAAGTAAGCAAGACCCGACCGATCTATTTCATAAACTTGAGAAGCTTACAAAAAGCCGGCAAGACCCTTGTGTTTGGGATGTCTTTGCAGCCATTATTCATGAAGCGAAAGGGGGCGAGCCGGCGGGGGGGGGGTGGTGGAAATGGACAAGAAAGCGTAAAGAGATGCAAAAAAAGGGTCAGTTCCATCATTTTTTATAG
- a CDS encoding penicillin-binding transpeptidase domain-containing protein, with translation MIYELFLKRFLIILFLSAPTLLSTEENFILVNGITKECILSLGENVDEPITPCSTFKIALSLMGFDAEILLDSENPVWEYEEGYDDYLECWKSSQTPLTWIKRSCVWYSKLLANFLGLDKINHYLALFEYGNQDMSGGLKKAWLSSSLKISTREQAYFIQKLVSEAFPISVKAQQITQSLLFIEDLPDGSKLFGKTGLGTLYKEPPENNLEVGWFVGWVEKEDRFFPFAYHIREKSVNTANRIGRAKELLSLSNVL, from the coding sequence ATGATTTATGAGCTATTTTTAAAGCGATTTCTGATTATATTATTCTTAAGCGCTCCCACCCTTCTTTCCACCGAAGAAAACTTTATTCTTGTAAACGGGATTACAAAAGAATGCATCCTATCTCTTGGCGAAAATGTAGATGAGCCTATAACTCCCTGTTCTACATTTAAAATTGCGCTTAGCCTCATGGGATTTGATGCCGAAATTTTACTAGATTCAGAGAATCCTGTTTGGGAGTATGAAGAAGGCTATGATGACTACTTGGAATGTTGGAAATCCTCACAGACACCCTTAACTTGGATAAAAAGATCCTGCGTCTGGTATTCTAAACTCTTAGCCAATTTTCTTGGATTAGATAAAATCAACCACTACCTGGCTCTTTTTGAATATGGAAATCAAGATATGTCCGGAGGCTTAAAAAAAGCCTGGCTTAGCTCTTCATTAAAAATTTCAACTCGAGAACAGGCTTATTTTATACAAAAATTAGTAAGCGAAGCATTTCCGATTTCAGTAAAAGCGCAGCAGATTACCCAATCCTTATTATTTATTGAAGACTTGCCGGACGGCTCTAAACTTTTTGGAAAAACAGGGCTTGGAACTCTTTATAAAGAACCTCCTGAAAATAATCTAGAAGTAGGCTGGTTTGTCGGTTGGGTTGAAAAGGAAGATCGTTTTTTTCCTTTTGCCTATCACATACGTGAGAAAAGTGTAAATACAGCCAACCGGATCGGAAGAGCTAAAGAACTCCTTTCCCTCTCTAATGTTTTATAA
- a CDS encoding YkoF family thiamine/hydroxymethylpyrimidine-binding protein, which produces MRITVEISLYPLTEDYLPPITGFIDRLKSYKELEVITNATSTLIVGEHDFVFDILKKESAVTFESGKNIFVMKVLGFPRDIHHLYKM; this is translated from the coding sequence ATGCGTATTACCGTTGAAATAAGCTTATACCCGCTTACCGAAGACTATCTTCCACCTATCACAGGTTTTATTGACCGTTTAAAAAGCTATAAAGAGCTTGAAGTGATCACGAATGCGACAAGCACGCTTATTGTGGGCGAACACGACTTTGTCTTTGACATTTTAAAAAAAGAAAGCGCAGTCACGTTTGAATCGGGAAAAAATATCTTTGTAATGAAAGTTTTAGGGTTTCCGCGAGATATCCATCACCTATATAAAATGTAG
- a CDS encoding flavin monoamine oxidase family protein has translation MNKSFCLEEKKSPKVVVVGAGLAGLTAAHRLKNGGMEVEIYEARNRVGGRIFTVQLEGAIAELGAMNITDGGDAVHLHRLIREFKLDLIESSVLIDHSYLENDQIIPFKKLLKEKNIDPEALRDKIELLKSTQNNMKEVLDGLFETCDPIYRIVEARLAAYEGDSPEKLSTIYSETLYHIILGGVCSVHQGSIEEETRVDLLSIKGGNGLLTNKLADALGENLYLNMPLKKVSKSRENSYELTFGNGRVVEADLLVLAIPASTYEDIDFGDNVLPVEKLKNIRSIAYGRNAKILVPYSDKAPDQTGFIQDGLIAFFDRVRSCITLFYSGDQSQFSKHNLQMTYDHARPIIGKHFKGDIPPFKASYALDEDFQSYGQSVGYSWPNDPYVKGTYSYISPGQEDLLTSIEEEKGELVKTLFSPIDNRLYFAGEHTSILMEVPGTMESAAESGERVARMILKLKK, from the coding sequence ATGAATAAGTCCTTCTGTTTAGAGGAAAAGAAAAGCCCTAAGGTTGTCGTAGTCGGCGCCGGGCTTGCCGGTTTGACAGCAGCTCACAGACTAAAGAATGGCGGAATGGAGGTTGAAATTTATGAGGCTAGAAACCGGGTGGGAGGAAGAATCTTTACAGTTCAACTAGAGGGAGCCATTGCAGAACTTGGCGCCATGAATATAACCGATGGCGGAGATGCGGTTCACCTTCATCGATTAATCCGGGAGTTTAAATTAGATTTAATAGAAAGTTCTGTTTTAATAGACCATTCCTATCTAGAAAATGATCAAATCATTCCTTTTAAAAAACTCCTTAAAGAAAAAAATATCGATCCCGAAGCCTTAAGAGATAAGATCGAGCTTTTGAAATCGACTCAAAATAATATGAAAGAAGTTTTGGATGGTTTATTTGAGACTTGCGATCCGATCTATCGAATCGTTGAAGCAAGGCTTGCAGCCTATGAAGGGGATAGCCCTGAAAAATTATCCACAATCTATTCAGAAACACTCTACCATATTATTTTAGGAGGGGTTTGTTCGGTTCATCAAGGTAGTATTGAAGAAGAAACCCGAGTCGACCTTTTAAGCATTAAAGGAGGCAATGGCTTATTAACAAATAAGTTAGCCGACGCACTCGGTGAAAACCTTTACCTCAACATGCCTTTAAAAAAGGTTTCAAAATCTAGAGAAAATTCGTATGAACTAACCTTTGGTAATGGTAGGGTGGTTGAAGCTGATTTATTAGTTCTTGCCATCCCTGCATCGACTTATGAAGATATTGATTTTGGCGATAACGTCTTGCCGGTTGAGAAACTTAAAAACATTAGAAGTATTGCGTATGGTCGAAATGCAAAAATTTTAGTCCCTTATTCTGATAAAGCACCGGATCAAACAGGTTTTATTCAAGACGGGCTAATTGCATTTTTTGATCGTGTCAGAAGCTGCATCACTTTATTTTATAGCGGCGACCAAAGCCAATTTTCGAAACATAATCTTCAAATGACTTATGATCACGCAAGGCCGATCATTGGTAAGCATTTTAAAGGGGATATTCCTCCTTTCAAAGCTTCTTATGCCTTAGATGAAGATTTTCAAAGCTATGGTCAATCTGTCGGCTATAGCTGGCCTAACGACCCCTACGTTAAAGGCACTTATTCCTACATATCTCCCGGCCAAGAAGATCTTCTGACTTCAATAGAAGAAGAAAAAGGCGAGCTTGTTAAAACTTTATTTTCCCCAATTGACAACCGACTCTATTTTGCAGGAGAACACACTTCTATTTTAATGGAAGTTCCGGGCACCATGGAATCTGCTGCTGAGTCAGGGGAACGCGTGGCCCGGATGATCTTAAAATTAAAAAAATAA
- a CDS encoding ankyrin repeat domain-containing protein, which yields MFCSRFDPSQYSLVKILIHKIETQGVESTAKSLSISEEELKRFDEKLLITDLPRTPQKSNALSSIEDHISFKAGSPHLQEFDGVEDLDLLVFKIKALATKMEANGKTILNIALERQDLPMIKLLICIYPALLHIKYETQSILHDAVVNGCSNEIVDWLTYKACLLNGDAEAIDLNVTDVLGNTPLHYALESGNRELALHLISKGANKYFKNKLNQTPSESLTQFIYRNSYHGAPLALLMNLIQLAQEFSSARDQVS from the coding sequence ATGTTTTGCAGCCGGTTTGATCCTTCTCAATATTCCCTCGTTAAAATTCTTATACATAAAATTGAAACTCAAGGAGTTGAATCTACTGCCAAATCCCTATCTATTTCTGAAGAAGAATTGAAACGATTTGACGAGAAGCTTTTGATTACGGATTTGCCGAGAACTCCTCAAAAATCAAATGCTCTTTCTTCTATTGAAGATCATATTTCATTTAAAGCTGGCTCACCGCACCTCCAAGAATTTGATGGTGTGGAAGACCTAGATCTTTTGGTTTTTAAAATAAAAGCTCTTGCCACCAAAATGGAAGCGAATGGCAAAACCATTTTAAATATCGCTTTGGAGCGTCAAGACCTACCTATGATAAAACTGCTTATCTGTATATATCCAGCTTTGCTTCATATAAAATATGAAACCCAAAGCATATTACATGACGCTGTTGTTAATGGCTGCTCCAATGAGATTGTGGATTGGTTAACTTATAAAGCTTGCCTTCTCAATGGAGATGCAGAGGCTATAGATCTTAATGTAACGGACGTTCTTGGAAATACTCCCTTGCACTATGCCCTTGAATCAGGAAATCGTGAATTAGCCTTGCATCTTATTAGCAAAGGCGCAAATAAATATTTCAAAAATAAATTAAATCAGACACCCTCAGAATCTCTGACTCAATTCATTTATAGAAATAGCTATCATGGCGCCCCTTTAGCTCTTCTTATGAATCTAATACAATTAGCCCAAGAATTTTCTTCTGCCCGCGATCAAGTTTCTTAA
- a CDS encoding SDR family NAD(P)-dependent oxidoreductase yields MNKLKNKVAVITGGTSGMALASAKLFVEEGAFVFITGRRKDQLDAAKKAIGKNVIGVQSDSSKIEDLDNLYKIVAEEKGKIDILFASAGRGELLSIDKITEDHFDTIFDLNVRGTLFTVNKALPLFNDGGSIILNGSIAGRKGFQGFSVYSASKAALRSFARSWTLDLKDRRIRVNVLSPGTIDTPILEPLGQDEKDYFVSLIPMARMGRPEEIANAALFLASDDSSFITGIDLCVDGGTAQV; encoded by the coding sequence ATGAACAAATTAAAAAATAAAGTCGCTGTTATTACAGGCGGCACTTCAGGTATGGCGCTAGCTAGCGCGAAGCTTTTTGTTGAAGAAGGCGCTTTTGTCTTTATAACAGGCAGACGTAAGGATCAACTTGACGCTGCTAAAAAAGCCATCGGAAAAAATGTCATAGGCGTTCAAAGCGACTCAAGTAAAATTGAAGATCTCGATAACTTATATAAGATTGTTGCTGAAGAAAAAGGAAAAATTGATATCCTTTTTGCAAGTGCCGGAAGAGGCGAACTTTTATCGATTGATAAAATTACAGAAGATCATTTTGATACGATCTTCGACCTTAATGTTCGAGGCACTCTTTTCACTGTGAATAAAGCTTTACCTCTTTTCAATGATGGCGGCTCTATCATCTTAAATGGCTCAATAGCCGGAAGAAAAGGCTTTCAAGGCTTTAGTGTTTACTCGGCAAGTAAAGCAGCTCTTAGGTCATTTGCAAGATCCTGGACACTTGACCTTAAAGATCGAAGGATTCGAGTCAATGTCCTAAGTCCTGGCACCATTGATACCCCTATCCTTGAACCGCTTGGACAGGACGAAAAAGATTATTTTGTCTCATTAATTCCAATGGCTAGAATGGGAAGACCGGAAGAGATTGCAAACGCCGCTCTTTTTTTGGCATCCGATGATTCAAGCTTTATTACCGGAATTGATCTTTGTGTCGACGGAGGAACAGCTCAAGTTTAA
- a CDS encoding M17 family peptidase N-terminal domain-containing protein codes for MAILFKVFVIALIFVVTGIAYYSGEKEPALNTKETLGQFDGVEIEAVVQSPSLQKTPLQIICLFEYEEGDIFNSPPALPKEKNGLVHVDLALNGLITDLRKSNQFEGKWLETLLITPPKNTIAAEKLMLIGLGPRRDFKPEIMRMVGVVGMREALRIKVESYSHASDLKDAGIDSSTGEVAGLVIKGALEAYKTQKNLFKQDASETLTVIKIALLTGQAFFEASREGIKSALLDY; via the coding sequence ATGGCGATTTTGTTCAAGGTGTTTGTAATTGCTTTAATCTTTGTCGTCACAGGGATTGCTTATTATTCCGGGGAGAAAGAGCCGGCTCTTAATACTAAAGAAACGTTAGGTCAATTTGATGGAGTTGAGATTGAAGCTGTGGTACAAAGCCCGTCTCTCCAAAAAACCCCTCTTCAAATCATATGTTTATTTGAGTATGAGGAAGGCGATATTTTCAATTCACCACCGGCTTTACCAAAAGAGAAAAATGGTTTGGTTCATGTCGATCTGGCTCTAAATGGTTTAATCACAGATTTACGAAAATCAAATCAATTTGAAGGAAAATGGCTTGAAACGCTCCTCATCACTCCGCCAAAGAATACAATAGCTGCCGAAAAATTAATGCTTATAGGTCTCGGACCGAGGCGTGACTTCAAACCTGAAATCATGAGAATGGTGGGAGTCGTCGGGATGAGAGAGGCTTTGCGAATTAAGGTGGAGTCCTATTCTCATGCAAGCGATTTAAAAGATGCCGGGATAGATTCATCGACTGGTGAAGTGGCAGGCCTTGTCATAAAAGGCGCTCTTGAAGCTTACAAAACACAGAAAAATTTATTTAAACAGGATGCAAGTGAGACTTTAACTGTCATAAAAATTGCTCTTCTAACGGGCCAGGCTTTCTTTGAGGCTTCTAGAGAAGGAATCAAAAGTGCCTTGCTAGACTATTGA
- a CDS encoding amidohydrolase codes for MDSILFNGKITTLDKKKPEVSAIGIQNGNVAALGADHEVKKLRNKTTKLIDLKGRRVIPGLNDSHIHLIRGGLNYNMELRWDGVPSLSYALKMLKGQVLKTPPPQWVRVIGGFSEFQFAEKRMPTLDELNAIAPDTPVFILHLYDRALLNAAALRAVGYTKETPDPKGGRIERDKNGNPTGALIAEPNALILYSTLAKGPKLGFQDQLNSTCHFMRELNRLGLTSCIDAGGGFQNYPEDYLVIEELHKNNKLTLRIAYNLFTQNPGKELADFERFSKLIKPYSGDGFYRCNGAGEMLVFSAADFEDFLFERPDMASNMQEDLKKVVSFLIQNKWPFRLHSTYNETIERALTVFEEVNKEIPFQGLNWFFDHAETITIPNLERIKALNGGIAIQHRMAFQGEYFIHRYGKDAAKKSPPIKKMLELGIPVGAGTDATRVASYNPWVSLYWLVSGKTVGGTSLYDEDNKLDRLEALRLYTLGSAQFSREENNKGSLSMGKYADLAVLSHDYFHIDEEDIKNITSLLTVLNGNVVYGEGDYSYLDEISRNLPVSPDWSPVSKYGGYFNPTKHNGCSCQKLKKASLDSLLGIPDSKSHSLNPWSFGCDCFAY; via the coding sequence ATGGATTCAATTCTATTTAATGGAAAAATAACGACACTCGATAAGAAAAAGCCCGAAGTATCCGCTATTGGAATACAAAACGGGAATGTGGCGGCTCTTGGGGCCGATCATGAAGTCAAAAAGCTTAGAAATAAAACGACAAAGCTCATTGATTTAAAAGGAAGGCGTGTCATTCCTGGTCTTAATGACTCTCACATTCACTTAATTCGAGGGGGGCTTAATTATAATATGGAGTTACGCTGGGATGGCGTTCCTTCCCTTAGCTATGCCTTAAAAATGTTAAAGGGGCAAGTGTTAAAAACACCTCCTCCTCAATGGGTTAGAGTAATCGGCGGCTTTTCTGAATTTCAATTTGCCGAAAAGAGAATGCCAACTCTTGATGAGCTCAATGCAATAGCTCCCGATACCCCTGTTTTTATTTTGCATCTTTACGATAGAGCACTTCTTAATGCCGCAGCTTTAAGAGCTGTCGGCTATACCAAAGAGACTCCTGATCCTAAAGGCGGCCGAATTGAAAGGGATAAAAACGGAAATCCAACTGGGGCCCTCATTGCGGAGCCAAATGCGCTAATTCTCTACTCTACTCTTGCTAAGGGACCCAAACTTGGGTTCCAGGATCAGTTAAATTCGACTTGCCACTTTATGCGCGAGCTTAATCGTTTAGGGCTTACAAGCTGCATCGATGCTGGTGGCGGCTTTCAAAACTATCCTGAGGACTACCTAGTCATTGAAGAGCTTCATAAAAATAATAAGCTTACTCTTAGAATAGCCTACAATTTATTCACTCAAAACCCGGGTAAGGAACTAGCGGATTTTGAACGCTTTTCAAAACTTATAAAACCTTATAGCGGTGACGGCTTTTACCGATGTAATGGCGCGGGAGAGATGCTTGTATTTTCTGCGGCTGATTTTGAGGATTTTTTATTCGAGCGGCCCGATATGGCATCAAACATGCAAGAAGACCTTAAAAAAGTTGTTTCTTTCCTTATTCAAAATAAGTGGCCCTTCCGTTTGCATTCTACCTACAATGAGACGATCGAAAGAGCCTTAACAGTTTTTGAAGAAGTGAATAAAGAAATTCCCTTTCAAGGCTTAAACTGGTTTTTTGATCATGCCGAAACCATTACTATCCCAAATTTAGAGCGGATCAAAGCTTTAAACGGCGGGATAGCTATCCAACATAGAATGGCATTTCAAGGTGAATATTTTATTCATCGCTATGGCAAAGACGCCGCCAAAAAAAGTCCCCCTATAAAAAAAATGTTAGAACTTGGCATTCCTGTGGGGGCGGGTACCGATGCGACACGCGTGGCAAGTTATAACCCTTGGGTTTCACTCTATTGGTTGGTTTCAGGAAAAACAGTCGGTGGGACTTCTCTCTATGATGAAGATAATAAGCTCGATAGGTTAGAAGCTCTACGCTTATATACCCTTGGCAGCGCACAATTTTCTCGCGAAGAAAATAATAAAGGTTCTCTTTCTATGGGGAAATATGCTGACCTTGCCGTCCTGTCCCATGATTATTTTCACATAGACGAAGAGGATATAAAAAACATTACATCGCTCCTTACTGTATTAAATGGAAATGTCGTTTATGGAGAAGGCGATTATTCCTACCTTGATGAAATTTCAAGGAATTTGCCCGTTAGTCCTGATTGGTCCCCTGTTTCAAAGTATGGAGGGTATTTCAATCCGACTAAACATAACGGTTGCTCTTGCCAAAAGCTTAAAAAAGCTTCTTTAGATTCTTTGTTAGGAATACCCGATAGTAAATCTCATTCTTTAAACCCTTGGTCTTTCGGCTGCGATTGCTTTGCCTACTAA